A genomic window from Oceanobacillus timonensis includes:
- a CDS encoding SAP domain-containing protein, giving the protein MYLQDILPKMSKLYLGRIVDSFLKDVHMDTEEEMRDVILKNIDEFQNKERVKRYLDFNNESRDVALLNEMILMALMEKEGYLLSESELYKEVEDMEKEILRQGSDDNYINRFIQKDAKRIYSSVLEEAWKKDESLNAHEINILNVLRNELDLSKREHYLLESRIGRFPRKGNDLHSHQQIGRSLINLQTRGLILRFKEDTSYYIIPKDIARILRYEMGAELRNEVYATLLTDLNVTQLRKILNDLEFNVSGVKEVLVNRIIEYNILPSTALKGFGSKELSDILRNLEGTKISGTKKEKIQNIIDYYETLSTPTSSDPTDERARLYDFYESLSARDYKTLRINKIIEKDVQVDNYFEEATRYLFDLKLGLDLLEMEGTRHADGKVQFNPTEVMLWDNKSTEEPYTFPEKDFKQFLRYIRSDKMRVTLFLIVVHDYTKSAVAQAQKLKAFSEQDTDVALIKAADLAYVAEEWKNFSDQKEPRFNLQVFNMTGELTRNMLLSRMEWALKSSQIV; this is encoded by the coding sequence ATGTATTTACAAGATATTTTGCCAAAAATGTCTAAACTTTACTTGGGTAGAATAGTTGATAGTTTTCTTAAGGATGTTCACATGGATACAGAAGAAGAAATGAGAGACGTTATATTAAAAAACATTGATGAATTTCAAAACAAAGAACGTGTAAAGCGTTATTTAGATTTTAATAATGAATCTCGGGATGTGGCCTTACTAAACGAAATGATTTTAATGGCATTGATGGAGAAGGAAGGATATCTTTTAAGCGAATCCGAACTTTATAAAGAAGTGGAAGATATGGAAAAAGAGATACTCAGACAAGGGTCGGATGATAATTATATTAATAGGTTCATTCAGAAGGATGCAAAGAGGATTTACAGTTCAGTATTGGAAGAAGCTTGGAAAAAAGATGAATCCCTGAATGCCCATGAAATAAATATTTTAAACGTATTAAGAAATGAATTAGATCTTTCTAAAAGAGAACATTATTTACTGGAAAGCCGTATAGGCAGGTTTCCTAGAAAAGGTAACGACCTACATAGCCACCAACAGATAGGTCGTTCGTTGATAAATTTGCAAACAAGAGGACTTATTCTTCGTTTTAAAGAAGATACATCATATTATATTATACCGAAAGATATAGCTCGAATTTTACGCTACGAAATGGGTGCGGAACTTAGAAATGAAGTTTATGCAACTCTACTAACAGACCTTAATGTTACGCAGTTAAGAAAGATCTTAAATGATTTGGAATTTAACGTTAGTGGTGTAAAAGAAGTTTTGGTTAATCGCATTATAGAATATAATATTTTACCTTCAACAGCACTAAAGGGATTTGGTTCGAAAGAATTATCAGATATTTTAAGAAATTTGGAAGGTACAAAAATTAGTGGTACTAAAAAAGAAAAAATCCAAAACATCATTGATTATTATGAAACGCTCTCAACACCTACGTCCTCTGACCCAACTGATGAAAGGGCAAGATTATATGATTTTTATGAGTCGCTATCTGCAAGAGATTATAAAACACTTCGTATTAATAAAATTATTGAAAAAGATGTGCAAGTTGATAATTATTTTGAAGAAGCAACTCGATATTTATTTGATTTAAAATTGGGTCTTGATTTATTGGAAATGGAAGGAACAAGGCATGCTGACGGAAAAGTTCAATTTAATCCAACAGAAGTCATGTTATGGGATAATAAGAGTACAGAAGAACCCTATACTTTTCCGGAAAAAGACTTTAAACAGTTTTTAAGATATATTCGTTCAGATAAAATGAGAGTAACACTTTTTTTAATTGTAGTACATGACTATACAAAGAGCGCTGTTGCACAAGCTCAAAAATTGAAGGCGTTTTCAGAACAGGATACAGATGTGGCTTTGATAAAGGCAGCTGATTTAGCATATGTAGCAGAAGAATGGAAGAATTTTTCTGATCAGAAAGAACCACGATTTAATCTGCAAGTATTTAATATGACAGGAGAATTAACTCGAAATATGTTATTAAGTAGAATGGAATGGGCATTGAAAAGTAGCCAAATTGTGTAA
- a CDS encoding LacI family DNA-binding transcriptional regulator codes for MNVTLRDVSKHCGLSTATVSHVLHGTKSVKKETKEKVLRSVEALGYIPHASARQLKSGSSKLIGVLTIGYNQFFTDILNGIQCQAEALGWKFIVGSTGEDIKAQQSFLDSLMQKRVEGIIMAPTKGWTKEKLKRYINNTSMIFLDRKVPGLEEYTLTTNNKQVSMDAVNHLINRHFYKEIGMIYANSEVSSMEERKQGYMEAMQRASLPLKDSFIAFGDGSTETGQRAMKQLLDLNPDIEAVYITNNRLLLGAYRELKRRNKKIPEDIAIIGFDVEPWMEFLYPQITVVEQPVQRIGELAIQKLLDIKNGDKKRTEELKNKLIIGETCGCTKSKI; via the coding sequence TTGAACGTCACTTTAAGAGATGTAAGCAAGCATTGTGGCTTATCAACAGCTACCGTATCGCATGTATTGCATGGAACAAAATCTGTTAAGAAAGAAACGAAAGAGAAGGTATTACGATCTGTTGAAGCCTTAGGCTATATACCACATGCATCTGCCCGTCAGCTTAAATCCGGGTCCAGCAAGCTAATTGGTGTTTTAACCATAGGTTATAATCAGTTTTTTACAGATATACTTAATGGAATACAATGTCAGGCAGAAGCTTTAGGATGGAAATTTATTGTAGGAAGTACAGGGGAAGATATAAAAGCACAACAATCATTTCTAGATTCTCTGATGCAAAAAAGAGTAGAAGGCATTATTATGGCACCGACAAAAGGGTGGACAAAGGAAAAACTAAAACGCTATATAAATAACACTTCCATGATATTTTTGGATCGTAAAGTACCTGGTTTGGAGGAATATACATTAACTACAAATAATAAACAAGTTTCAATGGATGCAGTCAATCATCTAATCAACCGACATTTCTATAAAGAAATAGGTATGATTTATGCAAATTCGGAGGTTTCTTCGATGGAAGAACGGAAGCAAGGATATATGGAAGCGATGCAGCGTGCCAGTTTACCATTGAAAGACTCTTTCATAGCTTTTGGTGATGGCAGTACTGAAACGGGGCAGAGAGCAATGAAACAGTTATTGGATTTGAACCCTGATATCGAAGCAGTCTACATTACGAATAATCGTTTACTCCTTGGGGCATATAGAGAACTAAAACGTAGAAATAAAAAAATTCCCGAGGACATAGCTATTATAGGTTTTGACGTGGAACCTTGGATGGAATTTTTATATCCACAAATCACAGTTGTAGAACAGCCTGTTCAAAGAATAGGGGAGCTGGCTATACAAAAATTATTAGATATAAAAAATGGAGACAAGAAAAGAACAGAAGAATTGAAAAATAAGTTAATTATCGGAGAAACATGCGGGTGTACCAAAAGTAAAATTTAA
- a CDS encoding transposase codes for MTIIRQPSLFGIQELYDMEPTQKYEAIISAIDLDLIYHAINKKSRLGAPVELNYAGMIISFFIRYIERIPTIKDLIKRLNDDFIFKMNCGFLVSDAIPSEAAYSRLVTKLSESDILEKSFESVTLAAVTEGFIADEVIAIDATHFEARDKAPVQKEEKPEAAPKKRGRKSKEEREQYLQEQAEKEANLPLYEKKIEAQLDVPLDILRAEVPLAPKWGVKKNADGKNEYWFGYKGHLAVGTSSQYILQSLFSSGSLNDGKAAIALLKGTDQRLPLTTVHYNTLDAGYDFEPIYEQIHRMGQQSVIAYNKRNEGEMIGFDKNFAPTCFREHSYKYDSFDPKYETLKYTRPKECSDCPLANEGICQKVYKVKITTDLRRYTAPARGSRAWKKIFKQRTAVERVNAYLKEFYQLNNVRYRTGKRAKVHFDMVALIYNASKLAADRIQAELIQQQQTA; via the coding sequence ATGACCATTATACGACAACCGAGCCTATTTGGCATCCAAGAATTATATGACATGGAACCTACCCAAAAATATGAAGCGATTATTTCAGCGATTGATCTGGATCTTATTTATCATGCGATTAATAAGAAATCCCGGCTGGGAGCGCCTGTTGAGCTAAATTATGCAGGGATGATTATTTCCTTTTTTATTCGCTACATCGAACGCATCCCAACGATCAAAGACTTAATCAAGCGTCTCAATGATGACTTTATCTTTAAAATGAACTGCGGATTTCTGGTTTCCGACGCTATTCCATCAGAAGCTGCGTATTCTCGTCTCGTAACGAAACTGAGTGAATCAGATATTTTAGAAAAATCCTTCGAAAGCGTAACGCTGGCAGCTGTCACAGAAGGGTTTATTGCCGATGAAGTCATTGCCATTGATGCCACCCATTTTGAAGCACGAGATAAGGCACCCGTTCAAAAAGAAGAAAAACCGGAAGCTGCGCCCAAAAAGCGTGGGCGTAAATCCAAAGAAGAACGCGAACAGTACCTTCAAGAACAAGCAGAAAAGGAAGCAAACCTGCCATTGTATGAAAAGAAAATCGAAGCACAGTTAGACGTTCCGTTAGACATCTTGCGTGCAGAAGTACCACTAGCCCCCAAATGGGGTGTGAAAAAGAATGCAGACGGTAAAAATGAATACTGGTTTGGCTACAAAGGACATCTCGCAGTTGGTACATCAAGCCAGTATATTCTACAATCCTTGTTTTCATCTGGCAGCTTAAATGATGGAAAAGCCGCTATCGCCTTATTAAAGGGAACGGACCAGCGCCTTCCTCTTACCACTGTTCATTATAATACGCTAGATGCTGGTTACGATTTCGAGCCGATTTATGAACAGATTCATCGCATGGGACAACAGTCTGTCATTGCCTATAATAAGCGCAATGAAGGCGAAATGATTGGGTTTGATAAGAATTTTGCCCCAACCTGTTTTCGAGAACATTCCTATAAATATGATAGCTTTGATCCAAAATACGAAACATTGAAATATACCAGACCAAAGGAATGCAGCGACTGCCCACTTGCGAACGAAGGTATCTGTCAAAAAGTGTATAAAGTCAAGATAACTACGGATTTAAGACGTTATACTGCGCCTGCACGCGGATCAAGAGCTTGGAAAAAGATTTTTAAACAACGGACAGCAGTAGAACGTGTCAATGCTTATCTGAAAGAGTTCTATCAGCTAAACAATGTTCGTTATCGTACTGGAAAGCGTGCGAAAGTCCATTTTGATATGGTCGCTTTGATTTATAATGCTTCCAAATTAGCTGCGGATCGCATCCAAGCTGAGCTTATTCAACAACAACAAACTGCATAA
- a CDS encoding DUF362 domain-containing protein: MAFVILDPCQGEKSGECVSVCPVDCIEEGIKQFYIDPDICIDCGACKAVCPVSAIEEEYDLTPDQEKYLEEAEEFFANK, translated from the coding sequence ATGGCTTTTGTTATTCTTGACCCGTGCCAAGGTGAGAAATCAGGAGAATGCGTCAGTGTTTGTCCTGTTGATTGTATAGAAGAAGGTATCAAGCAATTTTATATTGATCCTGATATTTGTATCGATTGCGGCGCGTGCAAAGCAGTTTGCCCGGTATCTGCAATTGAAGAGGAGTATGATTTGACTCCGGATCAAGAGAAGTATTTAGAAGAAGCAGAAGAATTTTTTGCGAATAAGTAG
- the ytaF gene encoding sporulation membrane protein YtaF, with translation MIYTGMLLLVIAVSLDGFSVGITYGMRQIRVPLLSLFIIMFCSGLIVFLSMEVGDFLRSFISPQGASMLGGGILIFLGFFSLISMFRSRETESAANGEQPSSNVKLKHVKTVLSRPKEADLDKSGIISINESILLGFALALDAFGAGIGAAMLGYSPLITALLTAGMSGLFLYSGIMFGSYLWKIPALQRLSFLPSVFLITLGCWNIFSG, from the coding sequence ATGATATATACAGGGATGCTTTTACTCGTTATTGCAGTAAGTCTGGATGGTTTTAGTGTTGGTATCACCTATGGTATGCGGCAAATCAGAGTACCTTTACTTTCTTTATTTATTATTATGTTTTGTTCTGGGCTGATTGTCTTTCTGTCAATGGAGGTCGGTGATTTCTTGCGCTCATTCATCTCTCCACAGGGCGCCAGTATGCTCGGCGGGGGTATTCTTATCTTTTTAGGCTTCTTCTCCCTGATTTCTATGTTTCGGTCAAGAGAAACAGAGTCAGCAGCAAACGGGGAGCAACCTTCTTCAAACGTTAAATTGAAACATGTAAAAACGGTGCTCAGCCGTCCGAAAGAAGCTGACTTAGATAAATCCGGAATCATTTCCATTAATGAATCGATTCTGCTGGGATTTGCTTTGGCTCTCGATGCATTTGGTGCAGGAATTGGTGCTGCGATGCTTGGATATTCTCCATTAATTACCGCATTATTAACAGCTGGTATGAGTGGATTATTTTTATATAGCGGTATCATGTTCGGGAGTTATTTGTGGAAAATACCTGCTTTACAGCGTTTATCCTTTTTACCATCCGTTTTCCTGATTACACTGGGGTGTTGGAATATATTTAGCGGCTAA
- a CDS encoding ABC transporter substrate-binding protein, with product MKKIFWFSSFFLLLLIVGCSNNEDTSQSEDVQEPVDYSDPEGTIVWSSGGLSGLGLRQELIEGFEEKYPNVHVELEEAPSTTNQSQTYYTTTIGGQNETPDIYSGDSNWPAQFGNANIAMDLSNVMPDEFWDRFPETLIDSVTYEGGVYGAPFYDNIGVLYYREDILKEAGLPVPSTWEELQDISIQLQEEGYVDYGFVWQGASYEGLTTNFLEYLRAAGGDVLDEDENVVINSPETEKALSFMKELFTSGATPNAVATFHEDEATNTFSSGSAAFLRNWMSYYGQLQDPDTSAISENVGIVPLPAFEGGESNTTQSGWNMFINPNTENLEASLAFMDYLTGEEAQRLMLEEHDMIPTNTNITEDPEMIQEYPILEIYQEAVPTPRPKSPNYNAISEGIYMNVNDMFVRERSITEILEAMEEQIKSANESGL from the coding sequence ATGAAAAAAATCTTTTGGTTTTCTAGTTTTTTTCTACTTTTATTAATAGTAGGCTGCAGCAATAATGAGGACACTTCCCAAAGCGAGGATGTTCAGGAGCCTGTTGACTATTCTGATCCGGAAGGGACAATTGTATGGTCAAGTGGAGGTCTCTCTGGCTTAGGGTTACGGCAAGAATTAATAGAAGGATTTGAAGAAAAATATCCGAATGTTCATGTCGAATTGGAAGAAGCCCCGTCTACCACCAATCAATCACAAACGTATTATACGACAACGATTGGAGGACAAAACGAAACACCAGATATTTATAGTGGAGATTCAAACTGGCCGGCGCAATTTGGTAACGCTAACATAGCGATGGATTTGTCTAATGTAATGCCAGATGAATTTTGGGACCGCTTTCCAGAAACATTGATTGATTCTGTTACTTATGAAGGAGGAGTCTATGGCGCTCCATTCTACGATAATATCGGTGTTCTTTATTATCGAGAAGATATTTTAAAAGAAGCAGGATTACCTGTCCCAAGTACTTGGGAAGAATTGCAAGACATATCGATACAATTACAGGAAGAAGGATACGTGGACTACGGATTTGTTTGGCAGGGAGCATCTTATGAAGGGCTGACGACAAATTTCTTAGAATATTTGCGGGCAGCAGGCGGAGATGTCTTGGATGAAGATGAGAATGTCGTGATTAACTCACCGGAAACAGAAAAAGCATTATCCTTTATGAAAGAATTATTTACGAGCGGTGCAACGCCAAATGCAGTAGCTACTTTCCATGAGGATGAAGCAACGAATACGTTCAGTTCTGGATCAGCAGCTTTTTTACGTAATTGGATGAGTTATTATGGTCAATTACAGGATCCGGATACTTCCGCAATCAGTGAAAATGTTGGAATTGTCCCACTTCCAGCTTTTGAAGGCGGAGAAAGTAATACAACGCAATCCGGGTGGAATATGTTTATCAATCCCAATACAGAGAATCTGGAAGCATCTTTAGCTTTTATGGATTATTTAACGGGAGAAGAAGCGCAAAGATTAATGCTGGAAGAACATGACATGATTCCAACCAATACAAATATTACGGAAGACCCTGAAATGATTCAGGAATATCCAATATTGGAAATTTATCAAGAAGCAGTTCCGACACCAAGACCGAAATCACCAAACTATAATGCTATTTCTGAAGGTATATATATGAATGTGAATGATATGTTTGTCAGAGAACGGAGTATTACAGAAATATTAGAAGCGATGGAAGAACAAATAAAATCAGCAAATGAATCTGGCTTATAA
- a CDS encoding AEC family transporter, translating into MSLFIEVILPIMAVFAAGFILQRIRVLDVRSVSAVSLYILSPALVFVTLYDAEFDSGFLVILIYMFSLFYVMVFINKMLAKIFHWDGNKESAAILSTGFMNSGNYGLPVVLYSIGSAAVPYAIFIMVVQSLQNNFFGIYYASRSTSGMRRAFVNILKMPTTYAAILAFFFSLQSITIPDYIHSTVEMVGDAAIPVMMIMLGMQLGSLTALKIDWQVVLSSVTLKMVAAPILAAIFVWLVPMDPLIGMVLIIISAMPTAATTTMYAIEFDTEPVLVSTITFISTVVSIVTVTVLLNIVT; encoded by the coding sequence ATGTCATTATTTATTGAAGTTATTTTACCAATTATGGCTGTGTTTGCAGCAGGATTTATTCTACAGCGTATACGTGTATTAGATGTTCGGTCGGTGTCTGCAGTCAGTCTTTATATCCTTTCACCGGCGCTTGTCTTTGTGACGTTGTATGATGCAGAATTTGATTCCGGATTTTTAGTTATTCTCATTTATATGTTTTCCTTATTCTACGTGATGGTATTTATTAACAAGATGCTGGCAAAAATCTTTCACTGGGATGGAAATAAAGAAAGTGCCGCGATTCTTTCCACAGGGTTTATGAATTCGGGAAATTATGGCCTGCCGGTGGTTTTGTACAGTATCGGCAGTGCTGCTGTGCCTTATGCGATTTTTATTATGGTGGTTCAGTCATTGCAGAATAATTTCTTCGGTATTTACTATGCATCACGAAGCACTAGTGGAATGCGGAGAGCGTTTGTGAACATATTAAAAATGCCGACAACTTATGCAGCGATATTGGCCTTTTTCTTTTCGCTGCAGTCTATTACGATACCAGACTATATCCATTCTACTGTTGAAATGGTAGGAGATGCTGCTATTCCAGTGATGATGATTATGCTCGGTATGCAGTTAGGCTCGTTAACAGCATTGAAGATCGATTGGCAGGTTGTGCTTTCTTCTGTTACCTTAAAAATGGTCGCTGCGCCAATCCTGGCAGCTATCTTTGTCTGGCTCGTTCCGATGGACCCATTGATTGGAATGGTATTGATTATTATCTCTGCGATGCCGACAGCTGCAACAACAACGATGTATGCGATTGAATTTGATACAGAACCGGTGCTTGTATCGACGATTACGTTTATTTCAACTGTTGTTAGTATTGTTACAGTTACTGTTTTATTGAATATTGTTACGTGA
- a CDS encoding CvfB family protein, with protein MPTDLPIGSIIAMTVLRKIDTGYVLSAYGEEVLLHHNETESPLEAEQSVDVFLYLNKKGQVNATTYLPSVTLGLYDWADVVGVVPRLGVFVNIGTSKDILVSKDSLPLFQESWPRSGDRLYITLQLDKKGRLLGVPASENIIASNVFAAPNDLNQQTVIGTVYYTNKEGAAIITSDGYRGFIHRTERKEEPRVGQVIEGRVIAVKEDGSINVSLRPLKQDSLSADADAILKHLEANNGSIPFHDKSDPEEIRATFQISKAAFKRAVGTLLKQGQIKQENEQIIKID; from the coding sequence ATGCCGACAGACTTACCCATTGGATCCATTATTGCAATGACCGTTTTACGGAAAATAGATACTGGATATGTTTTATCTGCTTACGGAGAAGAAGTTTTACTGCATCATAACGAAACAGAATCACCTTTAGAAGCCGAACAATCTGTAGATGTTTTTCTCTATTTAAATAAAAAAGGACAAGTAAACGCTACTACATATTTACCTTCTGTCACGCTTGGGCTATATGATTGGGCAGACGTTGTAGGTGTTGTGCCCCGCCTGGGGGTTTTTGTAAACATCGGCACCTCGAAGGATATTCTTGTCTCTAAAGATTCCCTGCCTTTATTCCAGGAAAGCTGGCCACGTTCCGGAGATCGTTTATATATCACATTGCAACTGGATAAAAAAGGACGTCTATTAGGCGTTCCTGCTTCTGAAAATATTATTGCAAGTAATGTTTTTGCAGCACCGAATGATTTAAACCAGCAAACTGTGATTGGTACGGTTTATTATACCAATAAAGAGGGTGCAGCTATTATTACGAGCGATGGGTATCGCGGATTTATCCACCGTACAGAAAGAAAAGAAGAACCGCGCGTCGGACAAGTGATTGAAGGTAGAGTCATTGCTGTCAAAGAAGACGGATCCATTAATGTGTCCCTGCGGCCATTAAAGCAAGACAGTTTATCAGCTGATGCAGATGCCATTTTAAAGCACCTGGAAGCAAATAACGGTAGCATTCCTTTTCACGATAAAAGCGATCCTGAAGAAATCCGGGCAACATTTCAAATCAGTAAAGCTGCCTTCAAACGTGCTGTAGGTACTTTATTAAAGCAAGGACAAATCAAACAGGAAAATGAACAAATTATTAAAATAGATTAA
- a CDS encoding DNA topoisomerase III: MSKTVVLAEKPSVGRDIARVLGCHKKGNGFQEGKQYIVTWALGHLVTLADPETYDAKYKTWNMEDLPMLPDHLKLVVMKKTGKQFQTVKQQMTRQDVGDIVIATDAGREGELVARWIIDKAHVKKPIKRLWISSVTDKAIKDGFRNLKPGNKYWNLYQSAVARSEADWYVGLNATRALTTKHNASLSSGRVQTPTLEMIAMREQEINQFKPKSYYQLQGKTKGGFVVTWKDKNNQSRIFSKEAVDKLKAKVSKDKAVVQHVDKKHKKKHAPTLYDLTDLQRDANRIFQFSGKQTLSVLQKLYEQHKLVTYPRTDSRHLSTDMVSTLKERVKACGVDEYAKAANKILKEDLRVSKAIVDNSKVSDHHAIIPTEESVDYSALSNQERKIYQLIVQRFLGALSKPYEYEQTNITVEAGGETFEAKGNRVVVLGWKEIYQHQTDDEEEIRSNVPQVTKGEELALHFTIKEGKTTPPERFTEGTLLQAMENPTKYMETNKQELVKTMKQSGGIGTVATRADIIEKLFNNQYMELKGKYIYLTSTGRQLLELAPEKLRSPILTAEWEQKLAQIAEGKLKKDVFLKEIKTYTKQAVQEIKASEEKFKHDNMTGTKCPKCGKLMLEVKNKHGRKLVCQDRSCGGKKNIAKYTNARCPNCHKRMELRGEGEGQMFTCSCGHREKLSTFQARKDKEKKQKVSKKDVNKYMKNQDDFKNNALADQLAKLKDK, translated from the coding sequence ATGAGTAAGACAGTGGTATTAGCAGAAAAGCCATCTGTAGGCAGAGATATAGCAAGAGTTCTCGGATGTCATAAAAAAGGGAATGGCTTCCAAGAAGGGAAACAATATATTGTGACCTGGGCGTTGGGACATTTAGTTACCCTGGCAGACCCAGAAACGTATGACGCGAAATATAAAACCTGGAATATGGAAGATTTGCCAATGCTTCCCGACCATTTGAAATTGGTTGTCATGAAGAAGACGGGCAAGCAATTTCAAACAGTGAAGCAGCAAATGACCCGTCAAGATGTGGGAGACATTGTGATTGCAACCGATGCCGGACGAGAAGGAGAACTCGTTGCCAGATGGATTATTGACAAAGCGCATGTCAAGAAGCCGATTAAGCGTCTATGGATCAGCTCTGTTACGGATAAAGCGATTAAAGACGGCTTCCGAAACCTGAAGCCGGGAAATAAGTATTGGAATCTGTATCAATCTGCCGTAGCCCGATCAGAAGCAGACTGGTATGTCGGGTTAAACGCAACCAGAGCGCTGACAACGAAGCATAACGCATCTTTATCGAGCGGGCGTGTACAAACCCCGACACTGGAAATGATTGCAATGCGGGAACAGGAAATCAACCAATTCAAGCCAAAAAGCTACTATCAGCTGCAAGGAAAAACAAAAGGTGGATTTGTTGTTACTTGGAAGGATAAAAATAACCAATCCCGTATCTTTTCCAAAGAAGCAGTGGATAAGTTAAAAGCCAAAGTTTCCAAGGATAAAGCAGTTGTTCAGCATGTGGATAAAAAACACAAGAAAAAACACGCTCCGACATTGTATGATTTAACTGATTTACAGCGCGACGCTAACCGGATATTTCAATTTTCCGGAAAGCAGACGTTATCTGTCTTGCAGAAATTATATGAACAGCACAAGCTTGTCACGTATCCGAGAACGGATTCCAGGCATTTATCAACAGATATGGTATCTACCTTGAAAGAACGTGTAAAAGCTTGTGGTGTGGATGAGTATGCCAAAGCAGCCAATAAAATTTTGAAAGAAGATTTACGGGTTAGCAAAGCGATTGTGGATAATAGTAAAGTCTCTGATCACCATGCCATTATCCCAACAGAAGAATCTGTTGATTATAGCGCGTTGTCCAACCAGGAGCGGAAAATCTATCAGTTGATTGTACAACGTTTCTTAGGTGCGCTGTCCAAGCCGTATGAATATGAGCAGACAAACATTACGGTAGAAGCAGGCGGAGAGACTTTTGAAGCAAAAGGAAACAGAGTGGTTGTTTTAGGCTGGAAAGAAATTTACCAGCATCAGACAGACGACGAGGAAGAAATACGCTCCAATGTTCCTCAAGTAACAAAAGGAGAGGAATTAGCGCTTCATTTTACTATCAAAGAAGGAAAAACCACCCCGCCGGAACGTTTTACAGAGGGAACGCTTCTGCAGGCGATGGAAAATCCAACGAAATATATGGAAACAAATAAACAAGAGCTTGTGAAAACAATGAAGCAATCAGGCGGGATTGGAACTGTTGCTACGCGTGCCGATATTATTGAGAAACTGTTCAATAATCAATATATGGAGCTGAAAGGAAAATATATTTACCTGACCTCCACAGGCAGACAGCTGTTGGAATTAGCGCCAGAAAAGTTGCGCTCGCCGATATTAACGGCAGAATGGGAACAAAAACTGGCGCAAATTGCAGAAGGTAAGCTGAAAAAGGATGTCTTTTTAAAGGAAATCAAGACCTATACCAAACAAGCTGTACAAGAAATTAAAGCTAGTGAAGAAAAATTCAAACATGACAATATGACTGGAACGAAATGTCCGAAATGCGGCAAGCTGATGTTGGAAGTAAAAAATAAACATGGCAGAAAACTGGTCTGTCAAGACCGCAGCTGCGGTGGGAAAAAGAACATTGCAAAATATACCAATGCACGCTGCCCTAACTGTCACAAGCGTATGGAGCTCCGTGGCGAGGGAGAAGGACAAATGTTTACGTGTTCCTGCGGGCATCGGGAAAAACTTTCTACCTTCCAGGCAAGAAAAGACAAAGAAAAGAAACAAAAGGTATCTAAAAAAGATGTGAATAAGTATATGAAGAACCAGGATGATTTTAAAAATAATGCACTTGCCGATCAACTTGCAAAATTGAAAGATAAATAA